From a single Thermodesulfobacteriota bacterium genomic region:
- a CDS encoding DMT family transporter produces the protein MEDRRRRIVAELLLASVALFWGATFPLVKDAVAQVPVLCFLWVRFALSAALLGAAAGPALATLDRRGVVRGIFLGVLLFLSYLFQTFGLTLTTASNAGFLTGLNVVWVPLLAGPLLAKPPAPGGKLGVFLAVTGLFLLTYQTPWRLQTGDALVVVCSVFVALHILGLDALTEGYDGRALATVQIATMAVLGFGASLAFEPVTWPRQWPATLVVTLVITAVFATAYAFWVQTSFQRWTTPTRAALVYTLEPVFAALFSVTLAGERLSALAWAGGALIVVGMVASEVLRPEMASARAS, from the coding sequence GTGGAAGACCGAAGACGCCGGATCGTGGCCGAGCTGCTCCTCGCGAGCGTAGCCCTGTTCTGGGGGGCGACCTTCCCCCTGGTGAAGGACGCGGTGGCGCAGGTTCCGGTGCTGTGCTTCCTCTGGGTGCGCTTTGCCCTGAGCGCGGCGCTGCTCGGGGCCGCCGCGGGGCCCGCCCTCGCGACGCTGGACCGCAGAGGCGTGGTGCGAGGGATCTTCCTCGGCGTGCTGCTGTTCCTCTCCTACCTCTTCCAGACCTTCGGGCTGACCCTCACCACCGCCTCCAACGCCGGCTTCCTCACGGGGCTCAACGTGGTATGGGTTCCGCTTCTGGCCGGCCCGCTCCTGGCCAAGCCCCCGGCCCCCGGAGGAAAGCTCGGCGTCTTCCTTGCGGTGACCGGCCTGTTCCTGCTCACCTACCAGACCCCCTGGCGGCTCCAGACCGGAGACGCTCTGGTGGTCGTGTGCTCCGTGTTCGTGGCGCTCCACATCCTGGGACTGGACGCCCTCACCGAGGGCTACGACGGCCGGGCCCTGGCGACCGTGCAGATTGCCACCATGGCGGTCCTGGGGTTTGGGGCGAGCCTCGCCTTCGAGCCCGTCACCTGGCCGCGGCAGTGGCCCGCAACCCTGGTGGTCACCCTGGTCATCACCGCTGTCTTCGCCACGGCCTATGCCTTTTGGGTGCAGACCAGCTTTCAGCGCTGGACGACGCCCACCCGGGCGGCTCTGGTCTATACCCTCGAGCCCGTCTTCGCGGCCCTCTTCTCGGTAACCCTGGCAGGCGAGCGCCTCTCGGCCCTCGCCTGGGCGGGCGGCGCCTTGATCGTGGTCGGCATGGTGGCATCCGAGGTCTTGCGGCCCGAAATGGCGAGCGCTCGCGCTTCGTGA
- a CDS encoding pseudouridine-5'-phosphate glycosidase produces the protein MTQESLVISPAVQEALRGGRPVVALETAVLTHGLPRPQNLEAYRELEAAVRGGGAVPAPVGVVGGVLRVGLTEEETVRLGQTRLAAKAGVADLPALAARGADAGTTVAATLWACRRAGIRVFSTGGIGGVHRGAEATFDVSGDLGALARHGGCVVCSGAKVILDLPKTLQLLDTLGVCVVGYRTSEFPAFLYTESDLPLRHRVETPQEAAAVIACRDRLGLPQAVLLANPPPIEVAVPREELERALGAALADAERRGLLGHEMTPALLAALAASSGGATVNANRALLRANAALAAQVAVCLARAQSQ, from the coding sequence ATGACGCAGGAATCGCTGGTGATCTCTCCGGCCGTGCAGGAGGCCTTGCGCGGGGGGCGGCCCGTGGTGGCACTGGAGACGGCGGTCCTCACCCACGGCCTGCCCCGCCCGCAGAACCTGGAGGCCTACCGCGAGCTCGAGGCGGCGGTGCGCGGCGGCGGGGCCGTGCCCGCGCCGGTGGGCGTAGTGGGCGGGGTGCTGCGGGTCGGGCTGACCGAAGAGGAGACGGTCCGGCTGGGACAGACGCGCCTCGCGGCCAAGGCGGGGGTGGCCGATCTCCCGGCCCTGGCCGCGCGGGGCGCGGACGCCGGCACCACGGTGGCGGCCACCCTGTGGGCCTGCCGGCGCGCGGGCATCCGGGTCTTTTCCACGGGGGGAATCGGCGGCGTCCACCGGGGTGCCGAGGCCACCTTCGACGTCTCCGGGGATCTCGGGGCCCTGGCCCGGCATGGCGGATGCGTGGTCTGCTCGGGGGCCAAGGTGATCCTGGATCTTCCCAAGACCCTTCAACTCCTCGACACCCTGGGGGTGTGCGTGGTGGGGTACCGGACCAGCGAGTTTCCGGCCTTCCTTTATACCGAGTCGGACCTGCCCTTGCGCCACAGGGTCGAAACGCCCCAGGAAGCGGCGGCCGTGATCGCGTGCCGAGACCGACTCGGGCTGCCCCAGGCGGTGCTCCTGGCGAACCCTCCGCCCATCGAGGTGGCCGTGCCGCGGGAGGAGCTGGAACGGGCCCTGGGCGCCGCCCTCGCCGACGCCGAGCGCCGCGGCCTCCTCGGCCACGAGATGACCCCGGCGCTCCTGGCGGCTCTGGCGGCTTCGTCGGGGGGGGCGACGGTGAACGCCAACCGCGCGCTCCTGCGGGCCAATGCCGCCCTGGCGGCCCAGGTGGCGGTGTGCCTGGCCCGGGCGCAGTCCCAGTGA
- a CDS encoding redoxin domain-containing protein, protein MWYLRRFVLAVCVLSAMTFFVDSTSAAAFKHVAVGDEVAAFSLPDTAGGKVDFGELHGDGPLTIVVFWALWSPKSATQLDDVQKLLDEFGAKGLKAVAINAEGASAPADLDAKVAAFAQERGLKFPMALDKGLEQYNTWGVIALPSTAFLDKSRKIVFEFSGHPSSAYEDMRAQVLEGLGLADEVAASHKPKHERYRPTDRKVTLNFGLAKTQFDRNQFSKSKEKLDQVLADDPQYPDAHALNGALHLGIERDGKAEAGQTAREAFQKAVDLDATLPLGLAGLAHFALRDGDLPKALELTRAAVEHTEDQELPELPAGGAASGDEGGRGARVAAQLERAAAAQEAGDAQQAKALVAEVVDGLIALPSGQGGRARKMLEGMKKQ, encoded by the coding sequence ATGTGGTATCTTCGTCGTTTCGTACTTGCCGTCTGTGTGCTCTCGGCGATGACGTTTTTCGTGGATTCCACGTCCGCGGCGGCGTTCAAGCACGTTGCCGTGGGGGACGAGGTGGCGGCGTTCTCCCTGCCCGACACTGCCGGCGGCAAGGTGGACTTCGGCGAGCTTCACGGTGACGGTCCCCTGACGATCGTGGTCTTCTGGGCGCTCTGGAGCCCGAAATCCGCCACGCAGCTCGACGACGTCCAGAAGCTCCTGGACGAGTTCGGCGCCAAGGGGCTCAAGGCTGTGGCGATCAATGCCGAGGGGGCTTCGGCACCGGCCGACCTCGATGCGAAGGTCGCCGCGTTTGCCCAGGAGCGCGGGCTCAAGTTCCCCATGGCCCTCGACAAGGGCCTGGAGCAGTACAACACGTGGGGCGTGATCGCGCTGCCGTCCACGGCGTTCCTCGACAAGAGCCGAAAGATCGTGTTCGAGTTTTCGGGCCACCCGAGCAGCGCGTACGAGGACATGCGCGCCCAGGTCCTCGAAGGGCTGGGACTTGCCGACGAGGTTGCCGCCAGCCACAAGCCCAAACACGAGCGCTATCGGCCGACGGACCGGAAGGTGACCCTGAACTTCGGGCTGGCGAAGACCCAGTTCGACCGAAACCAGTTCTCCAAGTCCAAGGAGAAGCTCGACCAGGTTCTCGCCGACGATCCCCAGTACCCCGACGCCCACGCCCTCAACGGCGCCCTCCACCTGGGGATCGAGCGCGACGGCAAGGCCGAAGCCGGGCAGACGGCCCGGGAAGCCTTCCAGAAGGCGGTGGACCTGGATGCCACCCTGCCCCTGGGGCTGGCGGGGCTCGCCCACTTCGCCCTGCGGGACGGCGACCTTCCCAAGGCGCTGGAGCTGACCCGCGCCGCGGTGGAACACACCGAGGACCAGGAGCTCCCCGAGCTCCCGGCGGGTGGGGCTGCCTCCGGAGACGAAGGTGGGCGCGGCGCCCGGGTAGCGGCCCAGCTCGAGCGGGCCGCCGCCGCCCAGGAGGCGGGCGACGCGCAGCAGGCCAAGGCGCTGGTCGCCGAGGTGGTGGACGGCCTCATCGCCTTGCCTTCCGGGCAGGGCGGCAGGGCGCGCAAGATGCTCGAGGGGATGAAGAAGCAGTAG